The DNA region GAGACTCGGACCAGGACCACGGGGAGGCCCTGCGCCCGGAAGGCTTTCGCCAGGGCCGCGGAGCGGCTGATCACGTCGTCGGTGGAGTACGGCTGGGTCGGGGCTGCCACGACGCCGCGTTGCAGGTCGATGACGACCAAAGCCGATTCGGTGTCCACAAGGGTGTCCGTCACAGGGCGATCCTTCACTGGGAGTGGGGAATTCGGTCAGTCCTCGACCAAGCTGGCGAGCAGCGGGATCGCGGTGATCAGTGAATCCTGTTCCGCGGGGGAGAGCTTGGTGGTGATGGCGGTGGCCAGCCAGTCCTCTTTGGCGTGGTGGGCCAGGGTCAGCAGGCGCCTGCCCTCGTCCGACAACGACAGCAGCACCTGGCGTTGGTCGGTGGGGTGGGGTGCTCGCGTGACCAGGCCGCGCTCCTCGAGGGTCGCGAGGGTGGTGCGCATGGACTGGGGGCGGACACGCTCGGCCCGGGCCAGATCGGCCACCGACAGGGGACCATCGGTGCCGAGCCGGCTCAGGGCCACGGCCTGGGAGGGGGTCATTTCGATGCCGGCGCGGGCGGATCGCAGGTGCCGCAGTAGGCGACTGGCCGCCACGCGGAGTTCACTCGCGGCGGCGGCCACGTCGGCGGCTGATCCGGCCTTTCTGGTCGCGCTCATCCTCCCAGGGTGGCATAGGGCAGAAAGACTTGCAAGTTTACCTGTCTAATTTGGCGGGCGCGGAGACGGCCGCGACGCGGTCACGGAGGAATTCGGTGATCTTCGAGCGGGCAGGTTTCGCCTGCGGCACCAGGCCGGGCATGGTGATGAACGCGTGTGTCGCGCCGGGGTATTCGGCGACCTCGGCGGGGGTGCCGGACGCGCGCAACCGCTCGGCGTAGCGGCGGCCGTGGTCGGCCAGCGGGTCCAGGGTCGGGATCACGACCAGTGCCGGGGGCAGGCCGCCGAG from Nocardia tengchongensis includes:
- a CDS encoding MarR family winged helix-turn-helix transcriptional regulator, yielding MSATRKAGSAADVAAAASELRVAASRLLRHLRSARAGIEMTPSQAVALSRLGTDGPLSVADLARAERVRPQSMRTTLATLEERGLVTRAPHPTDQRQVLLSLSDEGRRLLTLAHHAKEDWLATAITTKLSPAEQDSLITAIPLLASLVED